A region from the Vicinamibacterales bacterium genome encodes:
- a CDS encoding biotin--[acetyl-CoA-carboxylase] ligase produces MLPDDLAAALGALRDRRPGLRLDVRWHAAVTSTMDVAANLAAAGAEPGVVVGADQQTAGRGRRGHAWESPPAAGLYFSFIARPPLQANASLPLLTLAAGVAVRDGVLAAVGWAPQLKWPNDVMVGRRKLAGILAEGLGVGTPAQAVVIGVGLNLLPSAYPPEVVARATSLEAELGRAVDRGQVLAEVLAALTDRLATLAGSPGDILQAWRAASPSATGTRVEWDGRTGTTAGIDESGALLIRTPSGIERVIAGEVHWHLGTNP; encoded by the coding sequence ATGCTGCCGGATGACCTGGCGGCGGCGCTCGGCGCGCTGCGGGACCGTCGTCCCGGCCTGCGTCTCGACGTGCGCTGGCACGCGGCGGTGACGTCGACGATGGATGTGGCGGCGAACCTGGCGGCCGCGGGCGCGGAACCTGGGGTGGTGGTGGGCGCCGATCAACAGACCGCCGGCCGTGGCCGGCGCGGCCACGCGTGGGAATCGCCGCCCGCAGCCGGGTTGTATTTTTCGTTTATCGCCCGCCCGCCGTTGCAGGCGAACGCCTCGCTCCCGCTGCTGACCCTGGCAGCCGGGGTCGCTGTGCGCGACGGGGTTCTGGCGGCGGTTGGCTGGGCGCCGCAGCTCAAGTGGCCAAACGACGTGATGGTGGGCCGCCGCAAGCTGGCCGGGATCCTGGCCGAAGGGCTGGGGGTGGGCACCCCGGCGCAGGCCGTCGTGATCGGCGTGGGCCTGAACCTGTTGCCTTCGGCGTATCCGCCGGAGGTCGTCGCGCGGGCGACGTCGCTCGAAGCGGAACTCGGCCGTGCAGTCGACCGCGGCCAAGTGCTGGCCGAGGTCCTGGCCGCACTGACGGATCGCCTGGCCACGCTGGCCGGAAGTCCCGGTGATATTCTGCAGGCGTGGCGCGCGGCGTCCCCCAGTGCGACCGGCACCCGCGTCGAGTGGGACGGCCGCACCGGCACCACCGCCGGCATCGACGAGTCGGGCGCCTTGTTGATTCGCACGCCGTCTGGCATTGAACGCGTAATCGCCGGCGAGGTGCACTGGCACCTGGGCACCAACCCCTAG
- a CDS encoding vanadium-dependent haloperoxidase, producing the protein MTRIRTVVAAVALLVCNPIHARADVVSDWNAIAIATLVSQGQSPFAQARLLSITQLAVFEAVNAIAHEYEPYLGTVVAPLGASADAAAVTAAYRVLKTYFPANVTLDPAYAASMAAIPDGTAKADGAATGEAAAAQMIALRVGDGSTPPAFYLPVSAEPGVWQLTPSCPAAGGVNFHWQGVTPFGVPSDPGDQAWIAQFRPAPPPALTSNRYAKDYHEVMRVGSLTSTERPQDRADVARIYAASSPGFVFNLAARQVAAAQGRSLSENARALALINMASNDALVASFEAKYHYQLWRPETAIRADTDDNPKTAPDFAFVPYISTPCFPSYPSNHASGSNSAAEVLRRLYGAGGHAITIANPAVPGVILQYTRFEQITDDIDDARVYGGIHFRFDQRAGGRLGREVATYVYKHNLRRVHRDDN; encoded by the coding sequence ATGACCCGCATACGCACTGTTGTCGCGGCCGTCGCCCTGCTTGTCTGCAACCCAATCCACGCGAGGGCTGACGTCGTGTCGGACTGGAACGCCATCGCGATCGCGACCTTGGTCAGCCAGGGGCAGAGCCCATTCGCTCAAGCGCGCCTCCTGTCTATTACGCAGCTCGCGGTGTTCGAGGCCGTCAATGCGATCGCCCATGAGTATGAGCCGTACCTCGGGACGGTGGTCGCGCCGCTCGGCGCGTCGGCTGATGCGGCGGCGGTGACCGCCGCATACCGGGTACTCAAGACCTACTTCCCAGCCAACGTGACGCTCGACCCTGCGTATGCGGCGTCGATGGCGGCCATTCCAGACGGCACGGCCAAGGCCGACGGCGCCGCGACCGGAGAGGCGGCGGCCGCGCAAATGATTGCCCTTCGCGTTGGCGACGGCTCGACACCGCCGGCGTTCTACCTGCCGGTGTCGGCAGAGCCGGGCGTGTGGCAGCTGACGCCCAGTTGTCCCGCCGCCGGTGGCGTCAATTTCCACTGGCAGGGGGTCACGCCATTCGGCGTTCCGAGCGATCCCGGCGACCAGGCGTGGATCGCACAATTCCGCCCGGCGCCGCCGCCGGCGCTCACCAGCAACCGGTATGCGAAGGACTACCACGAGGTGATGAGGGTCGGCAGCCTGACGAGCACGGAACGGCCGCAGGATCGTGCCGATGTGGCGCGGATCTACGCCGCCTCCTCGCCGGGGTTCGTGTTCAACCTGGCCGCCCGGCAAGTCGCCGCCGCGCAGGGCCGGTCGCTCTCGGAGAATGCGCGTGCCCTCGCCTTGATCAACATGGCCAGCAACGACGCGTTAGTCGCCTCGTTCGAGGCGAAGTATCACTACCAGCTCTGGCGCCCTGAGACCGCGATTCGCGCCGATACCGACGACAACCCGAAGACCGCCCCCGACTTCGCCTTTGTGCCGTACATCAGCACGCCCTGTTTTCCAAGCTATCCGTCGAATCATGCCAGCGGCAGCAATAGTGCGGCTGAGGTGCTGAGGCGGCTTTACGGCGCCGGCGGCCATGCCATCACGATCGCGAACCCCGCGGTGCCGGGCGTGATTCTCCAGTACACCAGGTTCGAGCAGATCACCGACGACATCGACGATGCGCGCGTGTATGGCGGCATCCATTTCCGGTTCGATCAGAGGGCTGGTGGCCGGCTGGGACGCGAGGTCGCGACATACGTTTACAAGCACAACCTGCGCAGGGTGCACCGGGACGACAACTGA
- the nadC gene encoding carboxylating nicotinate-nucleotide diphosphorylase, translating to MGISPLAADAYRSLVRDALAEDRGRGDATSAATITPGQRARGVIVAKGDVVIAGLGVAAETFRQADPAAVFEVRWADGARVQPGEVVASVTGEARALLAAERTALNFLQRMCGIATLTAKFVDAAGGRITILDTRKTTPGLRALEKYAVRCGGGTNHRQRLDDGILIKDNHKRLAGGVRAAVERAMRGAGGLPVEVEVETLEELDEVLPTGVPRILLDNFTTYDIREAVSRVAGRAAIEISGGVTLARIPELATTGAHYVSVGALTHSAPAADLSFELEPA from the coding sequence ATGGGGATCTCGCCGCTGGCGGCTGACGCCTATCGCAGCCTGGTGCGCGACGCGCTCGCCGAGGATCGGGGGCGTGGTGACGCGACCAGCGCCGCCACCATCACACCGGGGCAGCGCGCGCGCGGCGTGATCGTCGCCAAGGGCGATGTCGTGATCGCCGGACTCGGGGTGGCGGCCGAGACCTTTCGCCAGGCGGATCCCGCCGCGGTGTTCGAGGTGCGCTGGGCCGACGGCGCGCGAGTCCAGCCGGGTGAGGTCGTGGCGTCGGTGACCGGCGAGGCGCGGGCGCTGCTCGCAGCCGAGCGGACGGCGCTCAACTTCCTCCAGCGGATGTGCGGCATCGCCACGCTGACCGCGAAGTTCGTGGACGCCGCCGGCGGCCGCATCACGATCCTCGATACCCGCAAGACCACGCCCGGTCTTCGCGCCCTCGAGAAGTACGCCGTGCGGTGCGGTGGCGGCACCAATCACCGCCAACGCCTGGATGACGGCATCCTGATCAAGGACAACCACAAGCGCCTCGCCGGCGGCGTGCGGGCCGCGGTGGAGCGCGCCATGCGCGGCGCCGGCGGCCTGCCCGTGGAGGTCGAGGTCGAGACCCTCGAGGAACTGGATGAGGTCCTGCCGACCGGCGTCCCGCGGATCCTGCTGGATAACTTCACCACCTACGACATTCGCGAGGCCGTGTCGCGAGTGGCGGGGCGCGCCGCGATCGAGATCTCCGGCGGCGTGACCCTCGCGCGCATTCCGGAACTGGCGACGACCGGTGCGCACTACGTGTCGGTCGGCGCCCTCACGCATTCGGCCCCAGCCGCGGACCTCAGCTTCGAGCTCGAGCCGGCCTGA
- a CDS encoding response regulator — protein sequence MRTLLLADDSVTTQRVIALTFADDEYRVVTVSDGQQAIEKMAALRPDIVLAGTGLPRRNGYELAEYMRGVEGLRSVPVLLLSGAFESVDEARLKASGARGILEKPLEPTTVISRVRELLGLKDARPATPGRLVTTADTAGGKRAPVRPAASAPAARQTPASSWDELRQASGLEPDARSVEGGTPGSGREDYLDTLDAAFDSLDQQLAGRHAEARAHRNPSPPLGQASGAPDPRSPGRRPTPKADGVPPNPIFEVDADWFGDDPKALDAAAGRDMVSDANEVMPERPAAAGTPIFEVDDQWFADDEKTREAQQRELAAEMGIHDVDLPAGEPVPNAPSPADGLDFDFGIEDLRPPTAAKLGPVPDSPFAPPSPGPMRVHKPTAPEAPPPLPAEPVALAAPEAPAAPAAPDAPSALEAPKAPEAPEAPEAPWAPEAPKAPGSMASVADDFAALLAFETGEQVYEEPPPPVAAAPPAPIVVQAAAPEITDAMLDQIAERVADRLNSGTFGAGLRDAMTATVRDTVRSVVSETSERLVRDEIARVKAAAERDTP from the coding sequence ATGCGCACACTGTTGCTCGCCGACGACAGCGTCACGACCCAGCGCGTCATCGCCTTGACGTTTGCCGATGATGAATATCGCGTGGTGACCGTCTCGGACGGCCAGCAGGCCATCGAGAAAATGGCGGCGCTGCGGCCCGATATCGTCCTGGCCGGCACCGGGTTACCGCGCCGGAACGGATACGAGCTCGCGGAATACATGCGCGGGGTCGAAGGGCTTCGCAGCGTGCCGGTGTTACTGCTGTCGGGCGCGTTTGAATCAGTGGATGAGGCGCGGCTCAAGGCGAGCGGCGCCCGCGGGATACTCGAGAAACCGTTAGAGCCAACGACTGTGATCAGCCGAGTCAGAGAGCTTCTGGGCCTCAAGGACGCCCGCCCGGCAACGCCCGGGCGGCTGGTGACGACTGCCGACACGGCGGGCGGCAAGCGGGCGCCGGTCCGCCCGGCCGCATCCGCACCTGCCGCGCGGCAGACGCCCGCCTCGTCGTGGGATGAGCTCCGCCAGGCGTCGGGCCTCGAGCCCGACGCCCGATCCGTGGAAGGCGGCACGCCGGGCTCGGGTCGCGAAGATTATCTCGACACGCTGGACGCCGCGTTCGACTCGCTCGACCAGCAACTGGCCGGGCGTCACGCCGAGGCCCGCGCGCACCGCAATCCGTCGCCGCCGCTCGGCCAGGCATCGGGCGCGCCCGACCCGCGATCGCCCGGACGCCGGCCGACGCCCAAGGCCGATGGCGTCCCGCCGAATCCCATCTTCGAAGTGGATGCCGACTGGTTTGGGGACGATCCGAAGGCGCTCGACGCGGCGGCCGGACGCGACATGGTGTCCGACGCCAACGAGGTCATGCCGGAGCGTCCCGCGGCAGCGGGCACCCCGATCTTCGAAGTGGACGACCAGTGGTTTGCGGACGACGAGAAGACGCGCGAGGCGCAACAACGCGAACTGGCCGCTGAGATGGGCATTCACGACGTCGACCTGCCCGCAGGGGAGCCGGTGCCCAACGCGCCGTCGCCGGCCGACGGCCTCGACTTTGATTTCGGTATCGAGGACCTGCGCCCGCCCACGGCGGCGAAGCTGGGACCGGTCCCGGATTCGCCCTTCGCGCCCCCGTCGCCCGGCCCCATGCGAGTCCACAAGCCCACTGCCCCGGAGGCCCCGCCCCCCTTACCGGCCGAGCCCGTGGCACTCGCGGCACCTGAGGCGCCTGCGGCACCCGCGGCACCTGACGCACCCTCGGCACTTGAGGCACCCAAGGCACCTGAGGCACCTGAGGCACCCGAGGCACCCTGGGCACCTGAGGCACCCAAGGCACCTGGTTCAATGGCCTCCGTGGCCGACGACTTCGCCGCACTGCTGGCATTCGAGACCGGCGAGCAGGTGTACGAGGAGCCGCCGCCGCCCGTGGCCGCGGCGCCGCCGGCGCCGATTGTCGTGCAGGCGGCCGCCCCGGAAATCACTGACGCGATGCTCGATCAAATTGCCGAGCGCGTCGCTGACCGCCTCAATTCTGGCACTTTCGGCGCCGGCCTGCGCGACGCCATGACCGCCACGGTGCGCGACACGGTCCGGTCGGTGGTTTCGGAGACCTCCGAGCGCCTCGTCCGCGACGAGATTGCCCGCGTCAAGGCAGCGGCCGAACGGGATACGCCATAA
- the valS gene encoding valine--tRNA ligase has translation MSVPEKPALEGLEDALSARWERDGTYRFDRSKPRDQIYSIDTPPPTVSGSLHVGHVFSYTHTDIIARFQRMRGKEVFYPMGWDDNGLPTERRVQNYFGVRCDPSLPYDPSFVPPEKPEKHPISVSRPNFIELCVKLTVEDEKVFEHLWRYLGLSVDWSMTYATIAPPAQRVSQMMFLRLLKKNLAYQVEAPTLWDVDFRTAVAQAELEDREQPGAYHKILFAKGDGSGTVAIETTRPELIAACVALVAHPDDERYRPLFGSEVITPIFGVRVPVLAHTLAEPEKGSGIAMICTFGDTTDVTWWRELRLPVRAIVQPNGTLGRVTFGAAGWESADAARAQLAYDQLAGLSAKKAQAKIVELLRESGDLQGDPKPITHNVKFYEKGDRPLEIVTSRQWFFKTIDHREAFIRRGQEIAWHPEYMQARYDNWVNGLNGDWCVSRQRFFGVPFPVWYPLRADGTTDYANPLVPAESRLPIDPSTDVPDGYTAAQRGAPGGFVADPDVMDTWATSSVSPQLVTQWQTDEDIFARTFPMDLRPQAHDIIRTWLFSSVVRAHFENASAPWTNAAISGWVLDPDRKKMSKSKGNVVTPLGLLQEYGSDGVRYWAARGGPGVDTAFDVGQMKIGRKLAMKVLNVSKFVLAGEQPAGAVTEALDRGMLQNLANLVDEATAELDQYEYAKALAKIESFFWDFCDNYIEAAKSRRYGDFGPEAAASASTAMRLALSVLLRLLAPYLSFACEEVWSWSNAGSVHRAAWPGRDELLAVSGTDEGARQSVFHLTEALNAIRKAKTDQKVSVGTPVKEVLYVTTEAAARSLSLVERDLKAACRAEGLVLKAGEPRVELTLKPAEA, from the coding sequence ATGTCCGTTCCGGAAAAGCCCGCACTGGAAGGTCTGGAAGACGCGCTGTCGGCGCGATGGGAGCGTGACGGCACCTACCGCTTCGACCGCTCCAAGCCGCGCGACCAGATCTACTCCATAGACACGCCGCCGCCCACCGTGAGCGGCTCGCTCCACGTCGGGCACGTCTTCTCCTACACGCACACCGACATCATCGCGCGCTTCCAGCGCATGCGCGGCAAGGAGGTCTTCTATCCGATGGGGTGGGACGACAACGGCCTGCCGACCGAGCGCCGCGTCCAGAACTACTTCGGTGTGCGCTGCGATCCGTCGCTGCCGTACGACCCGTCGTTCGTGCCGCCCGAGAAACCGGAAAAGCATCCCATCTCGGTGTCGCGTCCCAACTTCATCGAGCTGTGCGTGAAGCTGACGGTCGAAGACGAAAAGGTCTTCGAGCACCTCTGGCGCTACCTGGGCCTGTCGGTGGACTGGTCGATGACCTACGCCACCATCGCGCCGCCGGCGCAACGGGTGTCGCAGATGATGTTCCTGCGCCTGCTGAAGAAGAACCTCGCCTACCAGGTGGAGGCGCCGACGCTATGGGACGTCGACTTCCGCACCGCGGTGGCCCAGGCCGAGCTCGAGGATCGCGAACAGCCGGGCGCGTATCACAAGATTCTCTTCGCGAAGGGCGATGGGTCCGGAACGGTCGCGATCGAGACCACCCGGCCGGAGCTGATTGCGGCGTGCGTCGCGCTCGTGGCGCATCCCGACGACGAGCGCTACCGGCCGCTGTTCGGCAGCGAGGTGATCACGCCGATCTTCGGCGTCCGCGTCCCGGTACTGGCGCACACGCTGGCCGAGCCCGAGAAGGGCAGCGGCATCGCCATGATCTGCACGTTCGGCGACACCACCGACGTGACGTGGTGGCGCGAGCTGCGGTTGCCGGTGCGCGCGATCGTGCAGCCCAACGGCACGCTCGGCCGCGTCACGTTCGGCGCGGCGGGATGGGAATCGGCGGATGCGGCACGGGCGCAGCTGGCCTACGACCAGCTGGCCGGCCTGTCGGCCAAGAAGGCGCAGGCGAAGATCGTCGAGTTGCTGCGCGAGAGCGGCGACCTGCAGGGCGACCCGAAGCCGATCACGCACAACGTCAAGTTCTACGAGAAGGGCGACCGCCCGCTGGAGATCGTGACCAGCCGCCAGTGGTTCTTCAAGACCATCGACCACCGCGAGGCCTTCATCCGGCGCGGGCAGGAGATCGCCTGGCATCCGGAATACATGCAGGCGCGCTATGACAACTGGGTGAACGGCCTCAACGGCGACTGGTGCGTCAGCCGCCAGCGGTTCTTCGGCGTGCCGTTTCCGGTCTGGTATCCGCTCCGCGCTGACGGCACGACCGACTACGCCAATCCGCTGGTGCCGGCCGAGTCACGCCTGCCCATCGATCCCTCCACCGACGTGCCGGATGGCTACACCGCCGCCCAGCGCGGCGCGCCCGGCGGCTTCGTGGCCGATCCCGACGTGATGGACACCTGGGCCACGTCATCGGTGTCGCCGCAGCTCGTGACCCAGTGGCAGACGGACGAGGACATTTTCGCGCGCACCTTCCCGATGGATTTGCGCCCGCAGGCCCACGACATCATCCGCACGTGGCTGTTCTCGTCCGTGGTGCGCGCGCACTTCGAGAACGCCTCGGCGCCGTGGACCAACGCCGCCATCTCCGGATGGGTGCTCGACCCGGATCGCAAGAAGATGTCGAAGTCGAAGGGCAACGTGGTGACGCCCCTCGGGCTGCTGCAGGAATACGGCTCCGACGGCGTCCGTTACTGGGCCGCCCGTGGCGGCCCCGGCGTCGATACCGCCTTTGACGTCGGCCAGATGAAGATTGGCCGCAAGCTCGCCATGAAGGTGCTGAACGTCTCGAAGTTCGTGCTGGCCGGCGAGCAGCCGGCCGGCGCGGTGACCGAGGCACTCGATCGCGGCATGCTGCAGAACCTCGCCAACCTCGTCGATGAGGCGACCGCGGAGCTCGATCAGTACGAGTATGCGAAGGCGCTCGCGAAGATCGAGTCGTTCTTCTGGGACTTCTGCGACAACTACATCGAGGCGGCGAAGTCGCGCCGCTACGGCGACTTCGGTCCCGAGGCCGCGGCGTCGGCGTCCACCGCCATGCGCCTCGCGCTCTCGGTGCTGCTGCGCCTGTTGGCGCCGTACCTGTCGTTTGCCTGCGAAGAGGTGTGGTCGTGGTCGAACGCCGGCTCGGTGCACCGGGCGGCGTGGCCGGGTCGCGACGAGCTCTTGGCGGTGTCCGGCACGGATGAAGGAGCGCGGCAGTCGGTGTTCCATCTCACCGAAGCGCTCAACGCGATCCGGAAGGCCAAGACCGATCAGAAGGTGTCGGTCGGCACCCCCGTGAAGGAAGTGCTCTACGTCACGACCGAGGCCGCGGCGCGCAGCCTGTCGTTGGTCGAGCGCGACCTCAAGGCGGCCTGCCGCGCCGAGGGGCTCGTGCTCAAGGCCGGCGAGCCCCGCGTCGAGCTCACGCTCAAGCCAGCGGAGGCCTGA
- a CDS encoding cobalamin B12-binding domain-containing protein yields MVIAKPGLDGHDRGAKVIARALRDAGMEVIYTGLRQTPEMIVAAALQEDADVIGLSILSGAHMHICPRVVELLKEKGLDDVQVVIGGIIPDVDLPKLNAMGIRGIFIPGTPMQHIIDYISANARARVEPV; encoded by the coding sequence GTGGTAATTGCCAAGCCGGGACTGGACGGCCACGATCGCGGCGCCAAGGTGATTGCGCGCGCGCTGCGTGACGCCGGCATGGAAGTGATCTATACCGGCCTCCGCCAGACGCCCGAGATGATCGTGGCGGCCGCGCTGCAGGAGGATGCCGACGTCATCGGGCTGTCGATCCTGTCGGGTGCGCACATGCACATTTGCCCGCGGGTGGTGGAGCTGTTGAAGGAAAAGGGCCTGGACGATGTCCAGGTGGTGATTGGGGGCATTATCCCGGACGTCGATTTGCCCAAGCTGAACGCCATGGGCATTCGCGGCATCTTCATTCCGGGCACCCCCATGCAGCACATCATCGACTACATTTCGGCGAACGCGCGCGCGAGGGTGGAGCCGGTGTGA
- a CDS encoding methylmalonyl-CoA mutase family protein: MKSVVDRTETRKNRWEREVVEPTLRKSPERTGPFTTISGRAIERLYTEEDVAGIDYDRDINNPGEFPYVRGIHPTGYRGKLWTMRQFAGFGTPEETNQRYQDLVAAGGTGLSVAFDLPTLMGRDPDHALCLGEVGKCGVSVMSLADMERLFAGISLADITTSMTINSPAPMIFAMYLVVAEQQGADWKTISGTIQNDILKEFIAQKEFIFPPRASMRLITDIFAFCAKEVPKWNTISVSGYHIREAGSTSLQELAFTLRDGLEYVQYGVDAGLDVDDFVPQISFFFNSHSDFFEEIAKYRAARKLWAEAMKNRFGAKNPRSWKLRFHTQTAGVSLTAQQPYNNVVRTALQALAAVLGGTNSLHTNSLDEALALPTKETATIALRTQQIIAHESGVTNVVDPLGGSYFIEKLTQDMIDGTLKYWDTIDRMGGMVEAIERGYPQKEIAEASYLFQQAVERREKVIVGVNEFIQADDKPIEILYIDDTASGVQLKRLAELKQSRDNQRVRRALAALKEVAQGSGNTMVPLLECVRAYATVGEMCDTLREVWGEYEEVPVI; this comes from the coding sequence ATGAAAAGCGTGGTCGATCGCACGGAGACTCGGAAGAACCGTTGGGAACGCGAGGTGGTCGAGCCGACCCTCCGCAAGTCGCCCGAGCGTACGGGCCCCTTCACGACCATCTCCGGCCGCGCGATCGAGCGGCTCTACACGGAAGAAGACGTCGCCGGCATCGACTACGACCGCGACATCAACAACCCCGGCGAGTTTCCCTACGTTCGCGGCATTCACCCGACCGGCTATCGCGGCAAGCTCTGGACCATGCGCCAGTTTGCCGGGTTCGGGACCCCGGAAGAAACCAACCAGCGCTACCAGGACCTGGTTGCCGCCGGCGGTACCGGCCTCAGCGTGGCGTTCGACCTGCCGACGCTGATGGGCCGCGACCCCGACCACGCCCTGTGCCTGGGCGAAGTGGGCAAGTGCGGCGTCAGCGTGATGTCGCTGGCCGACATGGAGCGCCTGTTCGCAGGCATCTCGCTCGCCGACATCACGACGTCGATGACCATCAACTCGCCGGCGCCGATGATCTTCGCGATGTACCTGGTGGTGGCCGAACAGCAGGGCGCCGACTGGAAGACCATTTCGGGGACCATCCAGAACGACATCCTGAAAGAGTTCATCGCCCAGAAGGAATTCATCTTCCCGCCGCGCGCCTCAATGCGGCTGATCACCGACATCTTCGCGTTCTGCGCGAAGGAAGTGCCGAAGTGGAACACCATTTCGGTGAGCGGGTACCACATCCGCGAAGCGGGATCGACGTCGTTGCAGGAGCTGGCCTTCACCTTGCGCGACGGCCTGGAATACGTGCAGTACGGCGTTGATGCCGGCCTCGACGTCGACGACTTCGTGCCGCAGATCTCGTTCTTCTTCAACTCGCACAGCGACTTCTTCGAGGAGATCGCGAAATATCGCGCCGCGCGCAAGCTGTGGGCCGAGGCCATGAAAAACCGGTTTGGCGCCAAGAACCCGCGGTCGTGGAAGCTGCGGTTCCACACCCAGACCGCCGGCGTCTCGCTCACCGCGCAGCAGCCGTACAACAACGTGGTGCGGACGGCGTTGCAGGCCCTGGCGGCGGTGCTCGGCGGCACCAACTCGCTGCACACCAACTCGCTGGACGAGGCGCTCGCGCTGCCGACCAAAGAGACGGCGACCATCGCCCTCCGCACGCAGCAGATCATCGCCCACGAGAGCGGCGTCACCAACGTCGTCGATCCGCTGGGCGGGTCCTACTTCATCGAGAAGCTGACCCAGGACATGATCGACGGCACCCTCAAGTACTGGGACACCATCGACCGCATGGGCGGCATGGTGGAGGCGATCGAGCGCGGCTATCCGCAGAAGGAAATCGCCGAGGCCTCGTACCTGTTCCAGCAGGCGGTCGAGCGCCGCGAAAAGGTCATCGTCGGCGTCAACGAATTCATCCAGGCCGACGACAAGCCGATCGAGATCCTCTACATCGACGACACCGCGTCAGGCGTCCAGTTGAAGCGGCTCGCCGAGTTGAAGCAGTCGCGCGACAACCAACGCGTGCGGCGCGCGCTCGCGGCGCTGAAAGAGGTGGCGCAGGGGAGCGGCAACACCATGGTGCCGCTGCTCGAGTGCGTCCGGGCCTACGCGACGGTGGGCGAGATGTGCGACACCCTGCGCGAAGTATGGGGCGAGTACGAAGAAGTGCCCGTCATTTAG
- a CDS encoding Glu/Leu/Phe/Val dehydrogenase, giving the protein MTQQGSVFGAMLQEFEGAARILKLEPGLWQMLTHAKRQIIVSCPVQMDNGEIQVFTGYRVQYNVTLGPAKGGIRYHPGVTLDEVTALAAWMTWKCAVAQLPFGGGKGGVICDPTKMSRRELEALTRRYTAEIIDSIGPDKDVPAPDVNTNEQIMAWFSDTYSMHVGHTSTAVVTGKPVEMGGSLGRREATGRGVMIVARESAKHLGFELQGSRVAVQGFGNVGSIAAELLAQQGATIVGVTDWKGGVQNPKGLDVPKLIDHVKEHKTVHGFAGGDPLEAADLFKLDCDILIPAALENQITDENANDIKARLIVEGANGPTTPEAHKLLHERGVFVVPDILANAGGVTVSYFEWVQDRHGYFWTEKEVNERLEAKMMEAFHVVLKTAQKYKVDMRAAAYIVAIGRVATVTRMRGMYA; this is encoded by the coding sequence ATGACGCAACAGGGTAGCGTTTTTGGCGCCATGCTCCAGGAGTTCGAAGGGGCGGCACGTATTCTCAAACTCGAACCGGGCCTCTGGCAGATGCTCACGCACGCCAAGCGGCAAATCATCGTCTCGTGCCCGGTCCAGATGGACAACGGCGAGATTCAGGTCTTCACCGGTTATCGCGTGCAATACAACGTCACGCTCGGGCCGGCGAAGGGCGGCATCCGCTACCATCCCGGCGTCACGCTCGACGAAGTCACCGCGCTGGCGGCCTGGATGACGTGGAAGTGCGCCGTGGCCCAACTGCCCTTCGGCGGCGGCAAGGGCGGCGTGATTTGCGACCCCACCAAGATGTCGCGGCGCGAGTTGGAGGCGCTGACCCGGCGCTACACCGCGGAGATCATCGACTCGATCGGGCCCGACAAGGACGTGCCCGCACCCGACGTCAACACCAACGAGCAGATCATGGCGTGGTTCTCCGACACCTACTCGATGCACGTCGGCCACACCTCGACGGCGGTGGTCACCGGCAAGCCGGTCGAGATGGGCGGCTCACTCGGGCGGCGCGAGGCCACCGGCCGCGGCGTGATGATCGTGGCCCGTGAATCGGCGAAGCACCTCGGCTTCGAACTGCAGGGATCGCGGGTCGCGGTGCAGGGCTTCGGCAACGTCGGCTCCATTGCCGCCGAGCTGCTCGCGCAGCAGGGCGCGACGATTGTCGGCGTGACCGACTGGAAGGGCGGCGTCCAGAACCCCAAGGGCCTGGACGTGCCCAAGCTGATCGACCACGTCAAGGAACACAAGACGGTCCACGGCTTCGCCGGCGGCGACCCGCTCGAGGCCGCCGACCTCTTCAAGCTCGACTGCGACATCCTGATCCCGGCCGCGCTCGAAAACCAGATCACCGACGAGAACGCCAACGACATCAAGGCCAGGCTGATCGTCGAAGGCGCCAACGGTCCGACCACGCCCGAGGCGCACAAGCTGCTGCACGAGCGCGGGGTGTTCGTGGTGCCGGACATTCTGGCCAACGCCGGCGGCGTGACGGTGTCGTACTTCGAGTGGGTGCAGGACCGCCACGGCTACTTCTGGACCGAGAAGGAAGTGAACGAGCGCCTCGAAGCCAAGATGATGGAGGCGTTTCACGTGGTCCTGAAGACGGCCCAGAAATACAAGGTGGACATGCGCGCCGCCGCCTACATCGTGGCCATTGGCCGCGTGGCGACGGTCACGCGGATGCGCGGGATGTACGCCTAG